From a single Saimiri boliviensis isolate mSaiBol1 chromosome 7, mSaiBol1.pri, whole genome shotgun sequence genomic region:
- the KCNA6 gene encoding potassium voltage-gated channel subfamily A member 6, with translation MRSEKSLTLAAPGEVRGQEGEQQDAGDFPEAGAGGGCCSSERLVINISGLRFETQLRTLSLFPDTLLGDPGRRVRFFDPLRNEYFFDRNRPSFDAILYYYQSGGRLRRPVNVPLDIFLEEIRFYQLGDEALAAFREDEGCLPEGGEDEKPLPSQPFQRQVWLLFEYPESSGPARGIAIVSVLVILISIVIFCLETLPQFRVDGRGGGNGGDVSRVSPVSRGSQEEEEDEEDSYTFHHGITPGEMGTGGSSSLSTLGGSFFTDPFFLVETLCIVWFTFELLVRFSACPSKPAFFRNIMNIIDLVAIFPYFITLGTELVQQQEQQSASGGGSQNGQQAMSLAILRVIRLVRVFRIFKLSRHSKGLQILGKTLQASMRELGLLIFFLFIGVILFSSAVYFAEADDDDSLFPSIPDAFWWAVVTMTTVGYGDMYPMTVGGKIVGSLCAIAGVLTIALPVPVIVSNFNYFYHRETEQEEQGQYTHVTCGQPAPDMKATDNGLGKSDFPEPNRERRPSYLPTPHRAYAEKRMLTEV, from the coding sequence ATGAGATCGGAGAAATCCCTTACACTGGCGGCGCCGGGGGAGGTCCGCGGGCAGGAGGGGGAGCAGCAGGATGCGGGAGACTTCCCGGAGGCCGGCGCGGGCGGGGGCTGCTGTAGTAGCGAGCGGCTGGTGATCAATATCTCCGGGCTGCGCTTTGAGACACAATTGCGCACCCTGTCGCTGTTTCCCGACACGCTGCTCGGAGACCCTGGCCGCCGGGTCCGCTTCTTCGACCCCCTGAGGAACGAGTACTTCTTCGACCGCAACCGGCCCAGCTTCGACGCCATCCTCTACTACTACCAGTCGGGGGGCCGCCTGCGGAGGCCGGTCAACGTGCCCCTGGACATTTTCCTGGAGGAGATCCGCTTCTACCAGCTCGGGGACGAGGCTCTGGCGGCCTTCCGGGAGGACGAGGGCTGCCTGCCCGAGGGTGGCGAGGACGAGAAGCCGCTGCCCTCCCAGCCCTTCCAGCGCCAGGTGTGGCTGCTCTTCGAGTACCCGGAGAGCTCGGGGCCCGCCAGGGGCATCGCCATCGTCTCCGTGTTGGTCATTCTCATCTCCATCGTCATCTTTTGCCTGGAGACCTTGCCCCAGTTCCGTGTAGATGGTCGAGGTGGAGGGAACGGTGGTGATGTGAGCCGCGTCTCCCCAGTTTCCAGGGGGAgtcaggaggaagaagaggatgaaGAGGATTCCTACACATTTCATCATGGCATCACCCCTGGGGAAATGGGGACCGGGGGCTCGTCCTCACTCAGTACTCTTGGGGGCTCCTTCTTTACAGACCCCTTCTTTCTGGTGGAGACCCTGTGCATTGTCTGGTTCACTTTTGAGCTCCTGGTGCGTTTCTCCGCCTGCCCCAGCAAGCCGGCCTTCTTCCGAAACATCATGAACATCATTGACTTGGTGGCCATCTTTCCCTACTTCATCACCCTGGGCACTGAGCTGgtgcagcagcaggagcagcagtcAGCCAGCGGGGGAGGCAGCCAGAATGGGCAGCAGGCCATGTCCCTGGCCATCCTCAGAGTCATCCGCCTGGTCCGGGTGTTCCGCATCTTCAAGCTCTCCCGCCACTCCAAGGGGCTGCAGATCCTGGGCAAGACCTTGCAGGCCTCCATGAGGGAGCTGGGGCTgctcatcttcttcctcttcatcggGGTCATCCTCTTCTCCAGTGCCGTCTACTTCGCGGAGGCTGACGATGACGATTCACTCTTTCCCAGCATCCCGGATGCTTTCTGGTGGGCGGTGGTTACAATGACCACTGTAGGGTACGGGGACATGTACCCTATGACTGTGGGGGGCAAGATCGTGGGCTCGCTGTGTGCCATCGCCGGGGTCCTCACCATCGCCCTGCCCGTGCCGGTCATCGTCTCCAACTTCAACTACTTCTACCACCGGGAGACGGAGCAGGAGGAGCAAGGCCAGTATACCCACGTCACTTGTGGGCAGCCTGCGCCCGACATGAAGGCAACTGACAACGGACTTGGCAAGAGTGACTTCCCCGAGCCTAACCGGGAACGGAGACCCAGCTACCTTCCTACTCCACACCGGGCCTATGCAGAGAAAAGAATGCTCACCGAGGTCTGA